One segment of Variovorax sp. PAMC28562 DNA contains the following:
- a CDS encoding ABC transporter substrate-binding protein, whose amino-acid sequence MDRRSFIHGSAAALAGSALPLFPMAAMAADEIVVGSIIDMSGGLDIYGKPMADCMTLAVEEQNAAGGLLGKKIKLATYDPQSNMQLYAQFAQQSALKDKSTVVMGGITSASREVIRPVLTRNKTLYFYNTQYEGGVCDRNTFCTGVTPGQTVAKLVPYAMKKWGKKVYVVAADYNYGQITSQWVKKFVQENGGSVASIDFFPLDVTNFGPTISKIEQAKPDMIVSALVGGAHIAFYRQWAAAGLTKKIPLASTTFAGGNEHIVLSPAEADGFLVSYNYFQNVDTPENKAFKERFYKRFGADYPNITELAMGTYQGFKLWAEAVKKAGSIDREKMIAALESGITIDGPSGKVSIDPETHHCVLNVRIAEVRNKQLNIVETFQQQPPVDTSAVCNLKKNPKDNQQYVIKA is encoded by the coding sequence ATGGATCGTCGTTCCTTCATCCACGGTTCCGCCGCCGCACTCGCCGGTTCCGCCTTGCCGCTGTTCCCGATGGCTGCCATGGCCGCCGACGAAATCGTCGTCGGCAGCATCATCGACATGTCGGGCGGGCTCGACATCTACGGCAAGCCGATGGCCGACTGCATGACGCTCGCGGTCGAGGAGCAGAACGCTGCCGGCGGGTTGCTCGGCAAGAAGATCAAGCTCGCGACGTACGACCCGCAATCGAACATGCAGCTCTATGCGCAGTTCGCGCAACAGTCGGCGTTAAAGGACAAGTCGACGGTCGTGATGGGTGGCATTACGTCCGCCTCGCGAGAGGTGATTCGCCCGGTGCTCACGCGCAACAAGACGCTCTATTTCTACAACACGCAGTACGAAGGTGGCGTGTGCGACCGCAACACCTTCTGCACTGGCGTCACGCCGGGCCAGACCGTTGCCAAGCTCGTTCCGTATGCCATGAAGAAGTGGGGCAAGAAGGTCTACGTGGTGGCGGCCGACTACAACTACGGCCAGATCACGTCGCAGTGGGTCAAGAAGTTCGTACAGGAAAACGGGGGCTCGGTCGCATCCATCGACTTCTTCCCGCTCGACGTCACGAACTTCGGTCCAACCATCTCGAAGATCGAGCAGGCCAAGCCCGACATGATCGTCTCCGCGCTGGTCGGTGGCGCGCACATCGCTTTCTACCGCCAATGGGCCGCAGCAGGCCTCACCAAGAAGATTCCGCTCGCATCGACCACCTTTGCCGGCGGCAACGAGCATATCGTTCTGTCGCCCGCCGAGGCGGATGGCTTCCTGGTCTCGTACAACTATTTCCAGAACGTCGACACGCCGGAGAACAAGGCTTTCAAGGAGCGCTTCTACAAGCGCTTCGGTGCCGACTATCCGAACATCACCGAACTCGCGATGGGCACCTACCAGGGCTTCAAGCTGTGGGCAGAGGCTGTCAAGAAGGCGGGTTCCATCGACCGCGAGAAGATGATCGCGGCGCTGGAGAGCGGCATCACAATCGACGGCCCGAGCGGCAAGGTGTCGATCGACCCCGAGACGCACCACTGCGTGCTCAATGTGAGGATCGCCGAGGTCCGCAACAAGCAGCTCAACATCGTGGAGACGTTCCAGCAGCAGCCGCCGGTCGACACCAGTGCGGTCTGCAATCTGAAGAAGAACCCGAAGGACAACCAGCAGTACGTGATCAAGGCATAG